The Benincasa hispida cultivar B227 chromosome 11, ASM972705v1, whole genome shotgun sequence genome has a segment encoding these proteins:
- the LOC120091431 gene encoding NAC domain-containing protein 100-like isoform X1, which produces MELPPGFRFHPTDEELITHYLSPKVLSSTFSSPAIAEVDLNKCEPWDLPGKAKMGEKEWYFYCVKDRKYPTGLRTNRATEAGYWKATGKDKEILKGRNDVVGMKKTLVFYKGRAPRGDKSNWVMHEYRLHSNSSSPCYHHLPSNSSQKEWVICRIFQKSESSMGKKGNEIMSEMVTSCSSSSSLLPPLTESDAWHVTCFSNSMEEDQNDDALFWLGDFEEDEEKKREYWNLKVTSSTNNKPSYQYQLHQSPPSYDHALDCLWNY; this is translated from the exons ATGGAACTGCCACCTGGATTCCGATTCCATCCGACGGACGAAGAGCTCATCACACACTACCTTTCCCCCAAAGTCCTTTCCTCTACTTTCTCGTCTCCGGCGATCGCGGAAGTCGATCTCAACAAGTGCGAGCCATGGGATTTGCCTG GGAAGGCTAAAATGGGAGAGAAAGAATGGTATTTTTATTGTGTGAAAGATAGGAAATACCCAACAGGATTAAGGACAAATAGAGCAACAGAGGCAGGGTATTGGAAGGCAACAGGGAAAGATAAAGAGATATTAAAAGGGAGAAATGATGTTGTGGGAATGAAGAAAACTTTGGTTTTTTACAAAGGCAGAGCCCCCAGAGGAGATAAGTCTAATTgggtgatgcatgaatatagaTTACACTCCAATTCTTCCTCTCCTTGTTATCATCACCTTCCTTCTAATTCATCCcag AAGGAATGGGTAATATGCAGAATATTCCAGAAGAGTGAAAGCTCAATGGGTAAAAAAGGCAATGAAATAATGTCAGAGATGGTAACAAGTTGTTCCTCTTCCTCCTCTTTACTTCCTCCATTAACAGAGTCAGATGCGTGGCACGTGACCTGCTTCTCCAATTCAATGGAGGAGGACCAAAACGACGACGCTTTGTTTTGGTTAGGGGATTTTGAAGAGGATGAGGAAAAGAAGAGGGAGTATTGGAATTTGAAGGTCACTTCTTCAACTAATAATAAACCTTCCTACCAATACCAACTTCATCAATCCCCTCCTTCTTATGATCATGCCCTTGATTGCCTTTGGAATTACTAA
- the LOC120091431 gene encoding NAC domain-containing protein 100-like isoform X2, translating into MELPPGFRFHPTDEELITHYLSPKVLSSTFSSPAIAEVDLNKCEPWDLPGKAKMGEKEWYFYCVKDRKYPTGLRTNRATEAGYWKATGKDKEILKGRNDVVGMKKTLVFYKGRAPRGDKSNWVMHEYRLHSNSSSPCYHHLPSNSSQEWVICRIFQKSESSMGKKGNEIMSEMVTSCSSSSSLLPPLTESDAWHVTCFSNSMEEDQNDDALFWLGDFEEDEEKKREYWNLKVTSSTNNKPSYQYQLHQSPPSYDHALDCLWNY; encoded by the exons ATGGAACTGCCACCTGGATTCCGATTCCATCCGACGGACGAAGAGCTCATCACACACTACCTTTCCCCCAAAGTCCTTTCCTCTACTTTCTCGTCTCCGGCGATCGCGGAAGTCGATCTCAACAAGTGCGAGCCATGGGATTTGCCTG GGAAGGCTAAAATGGGAGAGAAAGAATGGTATTTTTATTGTGTGAAAGATAGGAAATACCCAACAGGATTAAGGACAAATAGAGCAACAGAGGCAGGGTATTGGAAGGCAACAGGGAAAGATAAAGAGATATTAAAAGGGAGAAATGATGTTGTGGGAATGAAGAAAACTTTGGTTTTTTACAAAGGCAGAGCCCCCAGAGGAGATAAGTCTAATTgggtgatgcatgaatatagaTTACACTCCAATTCTTCCTCTCCTTGTTATCATCACCTTCCTTCTAATTCATCCcag GAATGGGTAATATGCAGAATATTCCAGAAGAGTGAAAGCTCAATGGGTAAAAAAGGCAATGAAATAATGTCAGAGATGGTAACAAGTTGTTCCTCTTCCTCCTCTTTACTTCCTCCATTAACAGAGTCAGATGCGTGGCACGTGACCTGCTTCTCCAATTCAATGGAGGAGGACCAAAACGACGACGCTTTGTTTTGGTTAGGGGATTTTGAAGAGGATGAGGAAAAGAAGAGGGAGTATTGGAATTTGAAGGTCACTTCTTCAACTAATAATAAACCTTCCTACCAATACCAACTTCATCAATCCCCTCCTTCTTATGATCATGCCCTTGATTGCCTTTGGAATTACTAA